A part of Carassius carassius chromosome 32, fCarCar2.1, whole genome shotgun sequence genomic DNA contains:
- the rlf gene encoding zinc finger protein Rlf isoform X1 codes for MCAYAPWMPVNMADENAEAELDWSGRQSLLLDEDTFFAMEALQATFQQLEAELRQQDVSEDSSTEYCNNFCQALMHYAGSRNSVEHGLPLLEVYCLSINCFAAARPHLAGDSPNVALVLKRLALSCLELLLSVPQNEIPLEAWLQFHGSVQAAHEAMLQYGSTDLHALLNITGEGGAWNNPVLVSLLTGQSTDQEEVNAYLALEGEGFMEMRIKHLEKVGEVEKALILNKACANCSLLPNQSTFRQTFVTQLCQLLPSEEAILEISRIDAKDVLDIICNMDAEGEESTAFILCTTYFTQQLQQDNLDCSWELTLLWSKLQRRIDVSIESFIERCLQFGAIARTIYHLLFLIRVIQTEAVQLGLAVSVELCVKALRLPNQDVDAKTMVCKAVACLLPEDLEVIRACQLTQFLLCPAQEAFDVLEELYTRPDQKYDEENAIIPNSLRCELLLSLKAHWPFDPEFWDWKTLKRYCSQLLGLELEEEVEDEAVSEELCNVGAVLNEEAWKEEESEINVFSSTAQEQTVEKTETEMGQKVLKKKDSVDVSRRFDKQEKNKFFCQICHKEVVETRICHHARKHMEDDVWTCPVCLQRFKSKKEFEPHSKTHIQIPAEGHWKKKKVKVDPKQYFKEDSIDELEPGQIPLDPSLAMYYQSTHDPVVLEHILEKAASVPDKQVENDYITFDYIKTHYTLQNRDVYQCPASNCSRNFKLFKYLGVHIKNEHVSEDPNMKHYLEMKDRREKCTFCRKTFMTAFHHRQHCWVHYGDNPYMCLVTGCGARFDTTNGLIAHKHSHGFRLSYGCELKGCSFSYCDLGQLYHHEAQHFRDAAYTCTSPGCKNFFYSRKEFLQHLATHDITFTEKDFETQRKIKRKLLLPVVESSESKAEVENGVQKGSGSSQLLANRESKVSLTCVAVCFDGRKFTCGLKRCGRTFTTVRELQKHLRIAHPDKFNEEQLCKKKVQAKHSKTQANESHKSGQDNTVRRSSTEESNHEKAPSPAPESKGCDITLSSLEIGAALSEIMLGLSQLSLNSPSTRYATRNSQSTCMPTLKARSPAKASNNKNEMRSHVSSSDSKKLPGKPESPQKRDNSKDPEKKQLQSKLSTKPYTCEAKSCHYQSVTTCALMQHYIKIHGYSEEKVKQMEVFQSQTFKPSKMLDSTGNSVLEDDQPHSEFLVQATAKPYTCEAKSCHYQSVTSYALMKHYIKIHAYSEEEVKEMEVFQSQKFKPFKCHLCSKRYRNKKALRVHYIRMHHINKAVVEQMSCSFKRKLAEKAPVVSSSKVRTRKKSQSLKRDDVKTQRREKHPWQQKCQQQDYRLWKRKLHRKNGQAEEKSQVPSETDAHVNHSNVDVRGSRRLVAKGNLSYILSKYNKPFHCVHKNCSAAFNTQNALVGHLQLVHHYNRSQLCFPCEHKGCDKQFNNLSSLTKHYYREHNKKITSKMPCKSKNIAKRQMTSSEEPIPRFKCTYANCNESYHLNSSLLRHTSQFHQNQTPLNPVATSVNREFKSSYKKHVFYRHCDPSDSLVVRLQSTPKKDESNSGCQTKLIISPSSQLSKDSQKLPLRCYLKDQEISRSDKNFESMEETAEEELEEVPKKPKIKLKRGFDRIVFRTHEEALQMCQDRCLPVAFPCMVQNCDSVVVSMRSLNRHYISVHKVRRKQLTENEDKLCYTAEKLEEIIQKKSAVSAIPDLTRIPNGVLKMEYQSEPATPGGPSLPMSLHSIKTESKGQEVIEFSGEPLPDRSLLIAAEDLLFGSPKSSGHPEESVTEESQRHKDRSESTAPPLIRPPPLDLSPPSTLRIAVDESSFEPSGKDSKSINIPSTVSISAPTLTRQPLRRKNELSEPPPPVPLLPISKDPVTHSLAPRAFDIATYKPMGFESSFLKFIKEKEEIKIEKPWTAVVNKPEPPRRRDCFRRNCSVKENTQRGAPISRSRKFHSSPLRHLISKGECTSIQNLRLILESALGGCGDQAIKQLQFLKPVVVLERPKSFASILDLLPSETKA; via the exons ATGTGTGCGTACGCGCCGTGGATGCCAGTGAACATGGCGGATGAGAACGCAGAAGCGGAGCTCGACTGGAGCGGCCGACAGAGCCTGCTGCTCGACGAGGACACATTTTTCGCTATGGAGGCTCTGCAAGCCACCTTTCAGCAACTCGAAGCCGAGCTTCGGCAGCAAGACGTTTCTGAAGATTCGTCCACGGAGTACTGCAATAACTTCTGCCAG GCTTTAATGCATTACGCTGGGAGCAGGAATTCAGTGGAACACGGATTACCTCTTTTGGAGGTCTACTGTCTGTCAATCAACTGTTTTGCTGCTGCCCGGCCGCATCTTGCAGGCGACTCCCCCAACGTTGCCCTTGTGCTCAAAAGACTTGCATT GAGTTGCCTTGAATTGCTGTTATCAGTGCCTCAAAATGAAATACCTTTAGAAGCATGGCTGCAGTTCCATGGTTCAGTTCAG GCAGCCCATGAGGCCATGCTGCAGTATGGCAGTACAGATTTGCATGCCCTACTGAACATTACAGGTGAAGGTGGAGCTTGGAATAATCCTGTCCTGGTTTCACTTCTTACCGGCCAGTCAACAGATCAAGAAGAAG TGAATGCCTATCTTGCTTTGGAGGGAGAAGGTTTCATGGAAATGCGCATCAAACACTTGGAGAAAGTAGGGGAGGTAGAGAAAGCGCTGATCCTCAACAAAGCCTGTGCTAACTGTAGCCTCCTGCCTAACCAATCTACTTTTCGCCAAACTTTTGTCACCCAACTTTGCCAGCTGCTGCCTAGTGAGGAAGCTATTTTAGAG ATTTCTAGAATAGATGCAAAAGATGTCCTGGACATTATTTGCAACATGGATGCTGAGGGGGAAGAGAGCACAGCTTTCATCCTGTGCACAACGTATTTTAcacagcagctacagcaagacaACTTGGATTGTTCCTG GGAGTTAACCCTGCTTTGGAGCAAACTGCAGAGAAGAATTGATGTGTCCATTGAATCATTTATTGAACGGTGCCTCCAGTTTGGAGCCATTGCCAGGACTATCTACCATCTTCTATTCCTCATTCGTGTAATTCAGACAGAG gcaGTGCAGCTTGGTTTAGCAGTTTCAGTTGAACTGTGTGTGAAGGCTCTTCGGCTTCCAAATCAAGATGTAGACGCAAAAACAATGGTCTGCAAAGCTGTTGCCTGTCTCCTCCCTGAGGATTTGGAGGTTATACGGGCTTGTCAGCTCACACAATTCCTCTTATGTCCTGCTCAGGAAGCCTTTGATGTCCTTGAGGAGCTCTACACACGTCCTGATCAAAAATATGATGAGGAAAATGCCATTATACCAAATTCCCTGCGTTGCGAGCTGCTACTTTCTCTGAAAGCACACTGGCCCTTTGATCCTGAATTCTGGGACTGGAAGACATTGAAGCGCTACTGCAGTCAGTTACTGGGGCTGGAACTGGAGGAAGAAGTAGAAGATGAAGCAGTATCAGAGGAGCTGTGTAATGTTGGAGCAGTTTTGAATGAAGAGGCTTGGAAGGAGGaagaaagtgaaattaatgtatttagcAGCACGGCGCAAGAGCAGACAGTGGAAAAAACAGAAACCGAAATGGGCCAAAAAGTCTTAAAGAAAAAAGACTCTGTGGATGTCTCTAGGAGATTCGACAAGCAAGAGAAGAATAAATTTTTCTGTCAGATATGCCATAAAGAAGTGGTTGAGACACGAATCTGTCACCATGCGAGAAAACACATGGAAGATGATGTGTGGACATGCCCTGTGTGTCTACAAAggtttaaaagtaaaaaggagTTTGAGCCACACTCTAAAACACACATTCAGATTCCTGCAGAGGGTCactggaaaaagaaaaaagtgaaggTGGACCCAAAACAGTATTTCAAGGAGGATAGTATTGATGAGTTAGAGCCAGGTCAAATTCCTTTAGATCCTTCTCTTGCCATGTATTATCAGTCCACCCATGATCCTGTTGTATTAGAACatatattagagaaagctgctagtGTGCCAGATAAGCAAGTAGAAAATGACTATATTACATTTGACTACATTAAAACACACTATACGTTACAGAATCGTGATGTTTACCAGTGTCCTGCCAGTAACTGCTCAAGaaattttaaacttttcaaatatTTGGGTGTGCACATCAAAAATGAACATGTTAGTGAAGATCCCAACATGAAACATTATCTGGAGATGAAAGACCGTCGGGAGAAGTGCACATTCTGCCGAAAGACCTTCATGACTGCCTTTCACCATCGCCAGCACTGTTGGGTCCATTATGGAGATAATCCCTACATGTGTCTGGTCACAGGATGCGGTGCCCGTTTTGACACCACCAATGGACTTATAGCACATAAGCATAGTCATGGGTTCCGTTTGTCCTACGGCTGTGAGCTGAAAGGCTGCAGTTTCTCCTATTGTGACCTCGGGCAGCTCTACCACCATGAGGCGCAGCACTTCCGCGATGCTGCTTACACTTGCACCAGTCCAGGCTGCAAGAACTTTTTCTACTCTCGCAAAGAATTTCTTCAGCACTTGGCAACCCATGACATCACCTTTACAGAGAAAGACTTTGAGACACAGAGAAAAATCAAAAGGAAACTCTTGCTCCCAGTTGTGGAAAGCTCTGAGTCAAAGGCAGAAGTAGAGAATGGTGTCCAAAAAGGTTCAGGTTCTTCACAGCTGTTGGCCAACAGGGAATCTAAGGTCTCATTGACATGTGTTGCTGTCTGCTTTGATGGTAGGAAGTTTACGTGTGGCTTAAAAAGGTGTGGAAGGACATTTACTACTGTAAGAGAACTTCAGAAGCACTTGAGAATTGCTCATCCAGACAAATTTAATGAGGAGCAATTATGCAAGAAGAAAGTACAAGCAAAGCATTCTAAGACTCAAGCCAATGAATCACATAAAAGTGGTCAGGATAACACCGTAAGAAGGTCATCAACGGAGGAATCGAATCACGAAAAAGCTCCCTCACCTGCTCCCGAGTCCAAAGGCTGTGACATAACCCTTTCAAGCTTGGAAATTGGTGCAGCACTAAGTGAGATCATGCTTGGATTGAGTCAACTAAGCCTTAATTCTCCCAGCACCAGATATGCTACGCGTAATTCACAGAGCACTTGCATGCCTACCTTGAAAGCAAGGTCACCTGCCAAAGCATCAAACAACAAAAATGAGATGAGATCTCATGTATCGAGTAGTGATTCAAAAAAGCTGCCAGGCAAGCCAGAATCACCACAAAAACGTGACAACAGTAAAGACCCTGAGAAGAAGCAACTGCAAAGCAAGCTCTCAACCAAGCCTTACACCTGCGAAGCCAAAAGCTGCCACTACCAGAGTGTTACCACTTGTGCTTTAATGCAGCACTACATTAAGATTCATGGCTACTCTGAGGAAAAGGTTAAACAGATGGAAGTGTTCCAGTCTCAAACATTCAAACCTTCCAAAATGCTTGACAGCACTGGAAATTCGGTCTTGGAGGACGATCAACCACACAGCGAGTTCCTTGTGCAGGCCACAGCGAAACCTTACACCTGCGAAGCTAAAAGTTGCCACTACCAGAGTGTTACTAGTTATGCTTTAATGAAGCACTATATTAAGATTCATGCTTACTCTGAGGAAGAGGTGAAAGAGATGGAGGTGTTTCAGTCTCAAAAATTCAAGCCTTTCAAGTGCCATCTCTGCTCCAAGAGGTACAGAAACAAAAAAGCATTGAGGGTCCACTATATACGtatgcatcacataaataaagcCGTTGTTGAACAGATGAGCTGCTCTTTTAAAAGAAAGCTAGCTGAAAAAGCACCTGTGGTGTCATCATCTAAGGTGAGGACCAGGAAGAAGTCGCAGTCTTTGAAGAGGGATGATGTTAAAACCCAAAGACGAGAAAAACACCCGTGGCAacagaaatgtcaacaacaagaTTATCGGTTGTGGAAGCGCAAGCTTCATAGAAAAAATGGACAAGCTGAAGAGAAGAGCCAAGTCCCTTCTGAAACTGATGCGCATGTAAATCACTCAAATGTTGATGTAAGGGGAAGTCGCCGCTTGGTTGCTAAAGGGAATCTGAGCTATATCCTCAGTAAATACAATAAGCCCTTTCATTGCGTGCATAAAAACTGTAGTGCTGCATTCAATACTCAGAATGCACTTGTTGGCCATCTTCAGCTGGTGCATCACTATAACCGCTCACAGTTGTGCTTCCCATGTGAACACAAAGGATGCGATAAGCAGTTTAACAACTTGTCTAGTCTTACTAAACATTACTATAGAGAGCACAACAAGAAAATCACATCGAAAATGCCTTGCAAGTCTAAGAACATAGCAAAAAGACAAATGACTTCATCAGAGGAGCCCATACCGAGGTTCAAGTGTACATATGCGAACTGCAATGAGTCCTACCATCTCAACAGCAGCCTCTTGCGTCACACAAGTCAGTTTCACCAGAACCAGACTCCCCTGAATCCAGTTGCTACATCTGTGAACAGAGAGTTTAAATCAAGCTATAAAAAGCATGTTTTCTATAGGCACTGTGATCCATCTGATTCCCTTGTGGTGCGTCTCCAGAGTACACCTAAAAAAGATGAGTCCAATAGTGGATGCCAAACCAAGTTAATCATCTCACCTTCTTCCCAGTTGTCGAAAGATTCCCAAAAGCTGCCTTTGAGGTGCTACCTCAAAGATCAGGAAATTTCTCGCTCAGACAAGAACTTTGAGTCGATGGAAGAAACCGCAGAGGAGGAGCTGGAAGAAGTACCTAAGAAACCAAAAATCAAACTAAAAAGAGGATTTGACAGGATTGTCTTCCGAACGCATGAGGAGGCTTTGCAGATGTGCCAGGACCGCTGCCTTCCTGTGGCCTTCCCTTGCATGGTACAAAATTGTGACTCTGTAGTCGTGAGCATGCGTAGTTTAAATCGACATTATATTAGCGTTCACAAAGTAAGACGCAAACAGTTGACTGAGAATGAGGACAAATTATGTTACACAGCTGAAAAGTTAGAGGAGATAATACAAAAGAAATCTGCTGTGTCTGCCATCCCTGATTTAACTCGAATTCCAAATGGCGTCCTTAAAATGGAGTATCAGTCTGAGCCTGCGACCCCAGGTGGCCCATCACTGCCAATGAGCCTCCATTCAATCAAAACTGAATCAAAGGGACAGGAAGTGATCGAGTTTTCTGGGGAGCCACTCCCTGACAGAAGTTTGCTTATTGCTGCTGAGGATTTGCTCTTTGGCTCCCCGAAGTCAAGCGGGCACCCCGAAGAGTCTGTTACCGAGGAGAGTCAAAGGCACAAAGACAGGTCGGAGTCAACTGCACCTCCCCTTATTCGCCCTCCACCGCTTGACCTCTCTCCACCATCTACCCTCAGAATTGCTGTTGATGAAAGTTCATTTGAACCCTCTGGTAAAGACAGTAAATCTATTAACATTCCTTCTACCGTTTCCATATCAGCTCCCACCCTAACTCGGCAGCCCCTCAGACGGAAGAATGAACTCTCTGAACCACCACCTCCTGTCCCTCTTTTACCAATCTCAAAGGATCCTGTAACTCACAGTCTAGCCCCACGAGCTTTTGACATCGCAACTTACAAACCTATGGGCTTTGAGTCGTCATTCTTAAAGTTCATTAAAGAGAAGGAGGAGATCAAAATTGAAAAGCCTTGGACTGCAGTAGTTAATAAACCTGAACCTCCTCGAAGGCGTGATTGTTTTCGACGAAACTGCTCGGTTAAGGAAAATACTCAGAGAGGAGCCCCAATCTCCCGAAGCCGCAAGTTTCACTCATCCCCTCTGAGGCACTTGATCTCTAAAGGAGAGTGTACCTCTATCCAGAATCTCCGTCTGATTTTGGAGAGTGCTTTAGGGGGCTGTGGGGACCAAGCTATAAAACAACTTCAGTTCTTGAAGCCTGTGGTGGTTCTAGAGAGGCCTAAGTCCTTTGCCTCCATTCTTGATCTCTTACCCTCTGAAACTAAAGCATAA